A stretch of Podospora bellae-mahoneyi strain CBS 112042 chromosome 5, whole genome shotgun sequence DNA encodes these proteins:
- a CDS encoding hypothetical protein (EggNog:ENOG503P4EE; antiSMASH:Cluster_3): protein MRFRDTHDIQDNLKLDRNQNTLEIYHHTAFLKEQLRLTKSDGDFSLPSNSIRVGAFPRHLVLEILDSLQTIIFPLSEPKSKRLLRSFIEQYSLDPDIQHLEVSAIRKTGWPSGTMSCRLPGHGAGWAGDWNGRAGRGTC, encoded by the exons ATGCGGTTTCGGGATACCCACGATATTCAGGACAACTTGAAATTAGATCGAAACCAGAATACACTCGAAATTTATCACCATACCGCGTTCCTCAAAGAACAGCTTCGGCTGACAAAAAGTGATGGAGACTTTTCCCTTCCATCTAACTCTATCAGAGT TGGAGCTTTCCCGCGTCATCTGGTTCTCGAGATTCTAGACTCCCTCCAAACCATCATCTTTCCGTTGAGCGAGCCAAAGTCAAAAAGGCTTCTCCGGTCTTTTATAGAACAATACTCTCTTGATCCTGATATCCAGCACCTGGAGGTCAGCGCCATACGCAAAACAGGCTGGCCGAGCGGCACAATGAGCTGCAGACTCCCAGGCCAcggggctggctgggcaggCGACTGGAACGGAAGAGCGGGGCGAGGTACATGCTGA